AACCAGAAAACATTATTGTTGCTACTGTTACTTACCAATCATTCTTCAGACTTTATAAAAAACTAGCAGCCGTATCAGGGACTGCCTTAACAGAAGCTGAAGAGTTCTTGAAGATTTACAACATGGTCGTTGTGCCAGTTCCGACCAACCGTCCGATTATTCGTAAGGACTATCCAGACTATATTTTTGGTAACTTAAAAACCAAATGAGAAGCAGTTGTTGCTGAAATTGAAAAGATTCACAAAACTGGCCAACCAATCTTAGTTGGGACAGGTAGTGTTGAAGATTCTGAATTACTTCATGAAATGTTATTAGAAAAAAACATTATCCATGAAGTATTGAATGCCAAAAACCACGCTCGTGAAGCGCAAATCGTGGCTAAGGCTGGTGAAGTTGGTTCAGTAACAATTTCAACCAATATGGCAGGTCGTGGAACTGACATCAAATTAGGTCAAGGTGCCAAAGAACTTGGTGGATTATATGTAATTGGAACAGAACGTCATGAATCACGAAGAATTGATAACCAATTACGTGGTCGTAGTGGTCGTCAGGGAGATATTGGTGCTAGCCGTTTCTTCATTAGTTTTGCTGATCCATTATTCAAACGCTTTGCCCAAGATCGTATCTTAAAAGCTCAACAAAAACTAGCTTCAGATTATTTTGACTCGAAGTTCTTCTCAAGATTCTTATCAATGACGCAAAAGAAAGTTGAATCAGTTAACTTTGATATGCGTAAGAACTTGATTGACTATGACCACGTATTAGCCAACCAACGTGAATTGGTATACAAGCAACGTGACAAGATCTTATTAGCCAATGATTTAACAGAAGTTATTCAAAAAATGGCTGCTAACTTTGTTGAAGGATTTGTTGAAACCTTTAAAGACCAAGCTAACCAAACGATGGTAAACCCAGTTGAATTAGCCCTAGCAACCCAAAAACAACTACTTAAAGACGAAGAAGTATCAGCATCAGTATTCTATAACCAAACACTAACTGCTGCCAAAGAAACCTTATTGAAGCTATTAAAACAAGCGCTAGATAAAAAAATTACAACCATGACACCAATGATTGCTAATAACGTCTTTAAAGACATCATTGTGCGTCAAATTGATGATGCTTGGATTAACCACCTAGATCAAATGCACAAACTGCGTGAAGGGGTTTCATTAAGATCATTAGAACAAACTAGCCCATTGAACATTTATGTTGAAGAAGGTAAGAAGTTATTTGACAGCATGTTAAATAAGATTGCTGATGGTGTAATTTTAGCCGTTGCTTCAATCGTAAACCCTTCTGAGAACGTTGAAATCAACACCGAACAAGAACACCGCAGACTAGAAGCATTAAAACGCCTAGAAGAGATCAAGAAGATCGAAGCAATGCAATCACAAGCTAATGATGCTGAACACAAAATCAAATTAGCCTTCCCTGATCAAGATGGTAACGTTGTTGAAAAAGAAATCAACGTGCAAAACCTTGTAGAACTAGCTGATGTTAAACTAGAAGAAAACAATAACAACCAAGATCAGCAAAACAATTAATTGATTTTAAAAATTTTTCAACAAGAAGATAAAAGATAAAAAATTACCTAGTCTTAATTGACTAGGTAATTTTGTTGTTCTAATTGATTAATATTAACTAACCTTATTTAAAAAACTTATAAAAGTTTTTTATTATAAATATCATAAAAATTAGTCTATTTTTAAAAAAGTTTTAAAAAATTATTCCCTTTTATCAACCATGCTCATTAATATAAAATTTGCTTATTGCGATTAGGGCATTTATCAATATAATGTTCCATATAAGTTAATTAAAAAATCAAGAGTATGAAGAGAAAAGTTTTTAAAAAAATGGTAGGGCTGATGAGCTTAGCATCAGCAAGTGCACTGATTGCAGCAAGCTGTGGTCACAGGGCTAATAATACAGGAAAACCAGCTTTTGATCAAATAGATGATGGAAAGATTGTTGTTGCTAACACTTTCTCAACTTCAAGCACTGTATACAAAGCAATAGAAGATGTTATTAAAGAATATAACAAGCAAAAATCTGATAGTGATTACGAAGTTGTGTTACGTCCGATTGGTAGCGGATACCCAGATGGTAGCAAACAAACCAGTATTAAATTAGAAACTTCTGATACAAGTAATTTTTATAATCTAATCTTCAACTATGACAATATAGTAGCCAATTTATTGCGATACAATATGGGGCTAGCCTTTGATAAAGGTGAAAATAAAGTTGATACTAGCAAATTTGCTAAGGAATTCTTAGATTTAAACTATCAAATTGCTGGTAACACAGATCAAAGCATTTATTCATTGCCATTTACTAAATCTACAGAAGTTTTAGTAACTAACATTCCAGTTCTTTATCAATTGCTTTCTGAAGCTAAAAATAAAGGTGATTTAACGCTTGCTGAAAACACAGAAACAACTAATACTTGAACTGAATGAGAAAATAAAGCTAAGAAAAATCTAGGTAAAGCGAGTGATCAAAAGATTACATCTGAAAAAATTTCTAAGCTTTGAGGAAATTATAAATCAGTAGATGGTGGTTTGAAGGGTTATACTCTTGATTTAACTAAGGTGTTTGAAACTCACAAAGCATTATTCGAATTTGCTACTAGAATTGCTAAATCTTACCCCGATAATTTACCTACACCTAAAAAAAGGGTTCCAACAGGACCTAACGGTGTTTTAGGTATTGACTCTGGTTCAAACTATTTATATACAAGCTCATTATCACAAGTTAATGGTGATTGAAATAAATTTATTATCAGAAAATCAAATGACTCTAAATATTACGACTTCCCTGGGTTGATTAATAATGACGATAATAGACAAAGAGAGTTGGAAGAATCATACAATAATGTTAAACCATTAATTGATAGCAACGGTTTATATTTAAACAAGGGTGGGCAATATTCATCAAACTGAGAAAAATTCCATCAATTAGTATTCTTCTTAGGTTCAACCTCTGGTTATTGACAAAGTTTTGCTCCTGCGAAGGAAAATTCATCATATCGATTGGTATTCAAAACAAGTGGTGATATTAATGCGAATAATAATACTTATCAATTCCCTAACTACACTTCAGACTTATACGCTCCAACAAAAGATGAACACGACGCTGGCGCTTTAGCTGCGTTCAAATGAAGTAGTAAACGCTATGTTATTTATGAAAAAGAAAAATTAACAGAAGAATTAAAGAAAATTGAAACTAACATTTCTTTTGTAGATTCAGAACCTGCTACAGGTAATGTTTCAAAATCAGAAGCTGCGTTAAAAACTGCTTTAACTAATGTAAAGTTTAAAACTGATGTTAATGAAAAAGATAAATTAATTGGTTGAATTGGTACAAATTTTGTATTATCTTCATTTGATAAAAAAGTTCAAGAAAAAATTTATTCTGGTGGTAAATTCTATGATCCAAAACGTGAAGCTGCTTTCGTGTTAGCTAATGATGCTGATAAAGTGGCGGTTTCTAGTGAAGAAACACTTCAAGAAGATGAAGCAGACATCAGATTAGCTCCAACTAAATTTGATGAATCTAATACTAAACACATTATTACCACTCAAGGTGCTAACTTAATTGGTATTCATGCTAACGAAAACGAAGACAGAGAGACTAAGAAATTCGTTAACTGATTAATTAATGAAGGTAATGTAAAAATAGATTTTGAAGAAAATAAAAAAATTGTAAAATTTGATGGAATTCCTCTAGATTACATTATTAGAAGAGCTTCTTATCTATTACCTTCTAAAGATTATCTTAATAATGTTGATCAAACTCAAAAAACCTCTTATGAAAAAGTGGCAATTAAAGCAATCAAGAGCATTATTGATGACCCAGAAAATTATGTAGCTTACAGTGATCCTGCAGAATATAGAAGCGCTACTTTCAGAGGCAATCTCGACACATATTTTGTTGCCGCTAATGAAGAAGCTTATAATTTTGAAAAATTTATAAAAGAATTAATTAAAAATATTGACCCAATATTAAAAGAATAACTAAACGAAAAACAAAATAATTTTTCAATTATTTTGTTTTTTTAATGTTAATTATTTAGTGTTTATTTTGAAATGAAATTTAAAAAAATAATGTTATTCACTGGTTTAATTGGTGTCTTATCTCCAATTATTAGCTCATGCGGAAATAGCTCTCACAAAACAACAAATGCTGAAGTTAATAAATTAGAGTATTGAGAAGACCAAAAAAATCAATTATTAGTTCATTTACCAGATTATGAAATAGAGAATTTACAAAAAGCTCAGATTTCATATTGACGGGATGGGGATACTCCAGAAATCATTCTTTATAACGAAAAAGGGAATTTATCTGGTGCTGCTCTTGCAGTAAGAATTCAAGGGATTGATACCCCAGAAAAAACCAGAGTAGATAATAAGGATATTAAAAAAAGAGTGCCGGCTGATCAACCAGAGCTTAAGTATGCTGAGTTAGCGTCGCAAGAAGCTGAAAGTTTGTTGCCAAAAGGAACAGATGTTTGGTTTAGATCAACTGGTGGTAAAAGTTATGATCGTTTAGTTGGTACGATTTATTACGACTTTAATCCAAAAGAAAAAACCGCAAAAAACTTCTCTGCTTATATGGTTGAAAAAGGCTTAGCCATTCCGCTAATTGATAATGTTGCTGATTTATCTAATAAAAGTAATGGTTTGTTAATATCAACTAAACCAATTGCGATAGCTACTAATATAGCGGTTCTTGCTAAAAGAAATATCTGATCAGAAGATGAGAATCTTAGCGTTTCAATAACCAAAGTATACAAAATACGTGGTGCTAGCCCAAATTGAATTAATTACTTAGATCCAGACTCATCACTGTGACAAAAATATGCTGGCCGCTTCCAAAGAAGTGTTTGGGAATTTTATAAAAAAGAAGAAGCTAATAAATAAATAGAAATAAACGATGGAACCAAAATCTACATTAGAACTGCAGATTGACAATTATCAAAGCAAGTTTGAAGAATATTCAAAACAAAAATACGAAACCCCAGCAATTATTATTAAAAATTTAGTGGTTGATTTCGGTGAAACTTTAGCTTTAGATAACATTTCATTTGAAATCAAAAAAGGTAAATTAGTTACCTTTTTAGGGCCTTCAGGTTGCGGTAAAACCACAACCTTAAATGCGATTGCTGGTTTATTAACGCCAACAAGTGGTGAAATTTTATTCTCAGGAATTGATGTAACAGAAAAAGGACCTAAAGACCGTAAATTAGGATTGGTGTTTCAAAACTACGCATTATATCCGCATTTAACTGTGTATGAAAACATTGCTTTTCCACTTTATAATGACCAAGCTTGAAAAAGAAAAGTAATGTTTAAATCACAAATGGGTTTAACCAGAGCTCAAATTGTTATTTTCAAAGCTAACGGTGCTACTGATGATGAAATGAACGCTTTAATTAAAGCTGCTGAGAATTGTTATTACATTCCAATTCAAATGCAGATTGATTTAGATAACAAACAAGTTGCACTTCACAAGAGATTGAAAGAGTTGATGAGTAATCGTAATTTACTTCCGATTAAAAAACAAATTGAAATTTCAAAACTTTCAAAAAGAGTTGAAGAGGAATTAAAGTTATCTAAAACTAAATCAAGTACAGAAATAACTAAGATTAGAGAAGATTACAACAAGGCTGTTTCTGAAGTTAAAGCTCGTTATAAAGATCTAATTAAAAACAATAAAGCAGAGATCAATAAAGAAAAACAAAGAATTAAAACTTTACCTGAGTATCTAGAAGTTAAAAAGATTAAATCAAACCTTAAACGAGTTAATCGTGAATTGATTACTCACTTCAAAAATCTTAGATCAAATTTAGTTCAAAAATATACTCTTAATTTTGATAAAGTTACTCCAGAACAAAAGGTTGAATATGATAACTATATGAAACAAAATGTTTCATTAAGAGAAGCGATCAACCAAGCAGTTCTAGAAGTGGCAAATCGCGTAGAAATTACGAAAAATTTAGCAAAATTACCAACTAAATTATCAGGTGGTCAACAACAACGTGTAGCGATTGCTCGAAGTATTGTGCGTCATCCGAAAATCTTATTAATGGACGAACCACTTTCAAACCTAGATGCTAAACTTCGGGTTCAAACAAGACAATGAATTCGTTCTATCCAAACTGAGTTGAAAATAACAACAATTTTTGTAACTCACGACCAAGAAGAAGCAATGTCAATTTCAGATGAAATTGTATGTATGTCTAATGGGTTAATCCAACAAATCGGAACACCAAATGAATTGTTTAATGAACCTAAAAATGAGTTTGTTGCTAAATTCTTAGGTCTACCTGAAATGAACATCTTTACATGTTCAATTAAGGACAAAAAAATTTACTTCAAAGATAAAGAAATTTGTTCTACTGATATTGATAAAGATTATGAAGCAATCCGTGTTGGATTCAGAGATGATAATATCATCATTAAAGATGGTGGTATTAACACAGCAACTATTGAACATATTGAAAATCTAGGTAAAGTAATTATTGCTAAATGTCGTTTCAAAGACGAATTAATCAATATGAAACTGGATCATGAACATTACCAATTAGGAGATAAAGTTAGTTTTGATATCGATAAAAATAAACTTCATTATTTTGATGTAAAAACTACGAATAGAATTTAGATATGTTTTTTAAATGATTAGTTAAAAGACGGCAAAAAACTAAAAAAACCGAACTAGGTGTTCTAGACAAAAAAGTTTCACTTTGAATTCCTTTATTGTTATTATTCCCTAGTTTTATTGCTATCTTATTATTTACAATCTTTCCATTCTTCATGGTAACTGAAAAAGCGTTTTTCCCTTTAGAAGATAAAAAAGACATATTTTCTGGAACTTATTTTGGGTTTAGTGAATTTGAAAAACTTTTCAATACCCAACCGTTTATTATCGGATTAAGAAATTCGTTTTTATATTCAATAATATCATTACCACTAAGTTTACTTATTTCACTGATTATTTCAACAGCAATAGTTTTTGTTTATAACAAAATTGCTCGCGGATTTTGACAAACAATCTTTTTCTTACCTTATGTAACTTCATCAGTTGCTGTTTCTGTTGCCTTCATTTATATCTTAGATTCATCAACAGGAATCTTAAATAAAATCTTAGGAGTAAACATTGAATGATTAAATAAAAAGCAAACTGATAACTTTAATGCTCTTGGTAGTATTTTAATTTACGGGGTATGACGTAATTTGGCGTTCAATGTTTTAATCTTGTCAACAGCAATGTTATCGATTGATAAAACATTATACAAAGCAGCATCAATCGATGGTGCTAATCCAGTTACACAATTCTTTAAAATCACATTACCTTCAATTAAAAAAACAATCAATTTCTTATTGACAGTAGGAATCTTAGGTGGGTTGCAAGTATTCCCGTTAGCACTCTTCGAAAACAACCCAGATCAAGCTATCGCAAACGGTGGATCAACAATTTTAATTTATATTTTTAAAGCATTAGAAAGTGATACAGCTCTTGCTGCTGCGGCCACTGTAATTTTATTCGTATTAGGTGTTTTATACGGAACCTTCTTAAGACAATCAATCAATTTTATTGATGCACTTATTTTAAGGGTGAAAATCAAATATGTTCGGTTTAAAGCTAAAATTTAGAAATTGATTATTTAAATTCAAAATTAAGAAAAACTACGAACGAGTAGCTTTTGAAGTCAAGGATCGTAGTTGAAAAAAAACAATCTTAGGATTTATCATTAAATCCTTAATATTGTTATTTTTCGGAATGATTATTATTTTTCCGTTTTATCTAATGATTGTGGTTGGATTATCATCAGATGATTTAGTAAGAGATCCAAGATCTCCTATTTTATGACCAGATTCATGAAACTTTAATAACTTTTCACGAGTGTTAGCTGACGGTGAATATTGAATTGCTTTATTATCATCCGCTTTCATTACAGCGTTATCTGTAATTTTAAAGTTATTCTTTACAATGACTTTTGGTTATGCTTTTTCATTAAGAAAATGAAGATTTAAACGTTTGATCTGAGCATTTTATTTATCAATCTTAATTCTTCCAGAATCAGCCTTATTACTTGGACAATATAGAGTTGTTACTATACTTCAGTGAAATAAATCTGATGATGTAAAGACCCTTATTTCATTGGTAACACCATATGTTGCATCAATATTTTCTGGATATATGTTTAAAAATGCTTTTGAAGCAATTCCAGATAGAATTAAAGAATCAGCATTAATTGATGGATGTAGTGGTTTTAAATTCTTCTTTAAAGTAGCAATTCCTTTAGTCAAACCAACTATTTGAACAGTTACAATTCTGACTTCGTTTGCAGCTTGAAACTCATTCTTATGACCACGATTGTTGTTAGGCGACAAACCAGGATTATTCAGCGTCATTAACCTTTGAGTGCTAAATCAAGGATTTGACCAGTTATCAGATAAAAATTCTGCTGCACAAAGTAGTTTAGCTAACTTAAGAATGATTGCCGCTATTTTAGCAATCATACCAATGTTCATTGTTTATTTCATCTTCAGACGGCAAATTATCAACGCTGTTGGTAAACGTGGAAACAATACAATTAAAGGTTAATTATTATGCTTCGTAAAATTATTAATTTTTTCAAATATTTATTTTCTAAATTTAAATTATTTTTAATTATTTTATCAATCATAATTGGATTATTGTTTGTTGGTTTATGTGTTTATGCAGCGGTTTCCATTATTTCCGAATTATTAAATAAAGGAACGTTTTGACCTAGAGGATAAAGGAGATTTTGCATGATTAAAGGAAGTATTAAAGAAGCAGTAAAAATCATTGAAAATTACGATAATATCGTAATTTTTCACCATATTAGACCTGATGGAGATTGCTTAGGATCTCAATTTGGTTTAAGTGAATTAATTAAACTAAATTATCCACAAAAAACAGTTAAAGTTGTGGGTGATAAAAAAGAAAGTTTTCCTTTTTTAGAAATGAACCATGATCAACTTGATCATGAATGATTTAAAGATAAAAAAGTATTGGCAATCGTTGTTGATGCTAACTTTAAAGACAGAATTGAATCAAGACATTTCTTAGATGAAAATTTATTTGATGCAGTATTAAGAATTGATCACCACCCAAATGAAGATGATCTAGATGCTAAGGCTTTCTTTGTTGATTCAAGTTACATTGCAGCCGCTGAACAAATTGCTGACATTGCTTATCAAGCAAAATGAAAAGTTAATACTAATGCGGCTAATTACTTATATTTAGGTATCTATACTGACTCTGGTAGATTTTTATTTAAAAACACATCAGCCAGAACATACCAATTGGCAAGCTTTTTAGTATCAAGTGGGGCTGAAACTTTCAGAATTAACCAAGAATTAACCAAAGTAACTCTTAAAGATATGGCGTTCCAACAATATGTTTATGCCAACTATCAAACCAAAGATGATGTAATTTATTTTGTATGTTCTAAAGCAGTTCAAGAAAAATTAAATCGTAATTCAAGAGAATGTGCTAGGGTTAATATGCTAGCTAACATTGAACAATTCAGAATTTGATTATTCTTCATTGAAGAAGATGACAATAAATGAAGAATTGAATTTAGATCAAATGGCCCATCAGTTCGCACAGTGGCTGTTAAATGAGGTGGTGGAGGTCATGAAATGGCTTCTGGAGCAATCATTGAAGGCTTTGATAATATTGCTAATGTTGTATCTGATTGCTCTGACCAAATCAAAGAATATTTAAAGAATTAATAAAACAAAGAAGGCAATTAATAAAAAAGGTTCAGTATTTTTAACTGGACCTTTTATTTTGGAATTAGACTTAAACTATTGATTTAAGTTTTTAAAAACTTAATACTAGAAAATGCTAACACGCTTTTTGTTTTCTTTTCTTTATAAAGTTAAATTTTAAATATGTTGTAAATCAATATAATGTAATGCTAAATCAAATCGAACTCCAAAATATAATTGTTTAATCGAACTTGAATAACTTAATTGAATTCGATTAAGTTATTAACTCTTAATTAACTAAATTTAGAATCTGTTGGATTATATTGACTTTTATTAGAACTATATTCTAGTTCAATAGCTGATTGCTGATCAGAATTTCCAAAAGTTCAAGCATCAAATAATAATCAAACAAATTGAATGATTTCAATTGTTATCATTGTTAATTTTATTTTTTGTTATTTTTTAATAATTTATCGTTAAAAACGCACGATTTTTTATCTTTATATAATAAAAACCATAAGAAATAAATAGCAAAAAAGAAACAATAAAAATAACAAATCAAGACAAACAGATTGATTATTTTAAAAGCTAAAAAATTACCTGTTAGATTAAACAGAGTAAATGAACTAACAAATGAAATAATTAAATAAATTAAAAAAAGATATAGAAGTTTTGAGTTTTAAACATTTTTATTATTTAGAATTTTTTAAATAGTTTTTGAAGCAATCCACATTTAAAAAATCAAAAACCATTTTTTTTAAAAAATAAAGTAATAAATAAATAGAAAAAAATTTTTGATAAAAAATTAATCTTAATAAGAATGTCAAATAAGAAATTACAACTGGTTTCTAAAAATAAACCAGCAGGGCACCAACCAGAAGCTATTAAGAAATTAGTAGATGGAATTAAGAACAATAAAAAATACCAAACCCTATTAGGAGCAACAGGGACTGGTAAGACTTTTACAATTGCTAATGTGATTGAAAAAACCCAAAAAAAGACATTAGTATTAGCCCACAATAAAACACTAGCAGCACAACTATATTTGGAATTTAAAGAATTATTTCCAAACAATGCCGTTGAATATTTTGTTTCATACTTTGATTTTTATCAACCAGAAGCATACATTCCAAGAACTGATATGTATATTGAAAAAAGTTCGGTAACTAATGATGAAATCGAAATGTTGCGATTAGCAACTCTTAATTCACTAACCACAAGAAATGATGTTATTGTTGTAGCTTCTGTTGCTTGTATTTATCCAGCAGCTAATCCAGCTGATTTTGATTTATACCGAATTATTTTAAAAGTTAATAACACTTTACGACTAAGTGATTTAAAAAACAATTTAGTTAGATTAAATTACGTAAATAATCCCGTATCACAAGAGCCAGGAACATTTAGGGTTAAGGGTGATGTTGTTGAAATCTGTCCAGGGTATGTAAACGATCATATTATTCGTTTAAGTTTTTTTGGCGATGAATTAGAAGAAATTGCAAAAATCGATCCTTTAAATTCTACGGTGATGGAGCGTTATACTTCTTATGTATTAGGTCCAGCTAATGAATATATTCTTAATTTTGAAAGAAGAGATACTGCCATCCAAAGAATCCAAGAAGAATTAATGTTCCGTGTGGCTGAATTAAAAAATAATCAAAAATTATTAGAAGCTCAAAGATTAGAACAAAGAACTAACTATGACATTGATTCAATTAAAGAATTTGGTTTTTGTAATGGTATTGAAAACTATGCTTTTCATTTAGAATTACGCGATAAAGGTTCAACACCATGAACATTATTTGATTTCTTTGGTAAAGATTGATTGATGGTAATTGATGAATCTCATATGACAGTGCCACAAGTTAAGGGGATGTATAATACTGATAAATCAAGAAAAACTACATTGGTTGAATATGGTTTCAGACTGCCATCAGCACTAGAAAATAGACCATTAAATTACGATGAATTTAATAAAAAATCAGATCAAGTCATTTTCATTTCAGCTACACCAAATGAAGAAGAAATTGAATTATCAAATAATGTTATTGTTGAACAAATTGTTCGTCCAACAGGATTGCTAGATCCGATTATTGAAGTCCGTCCAAGAACTGATCAAATTTTAGATTTATTAAATGAATTAAAAATTCAAAAAGATAAAAATGAACGCACATTTATAACAGTTTTAACTATTAAGATGGCTGAAGATTTAACTGAATTTCTTAAAGAAAAAAATATCAAATGTGCCTATATTCATAATGAATTAAAAACCTTAGAACGATCATTAATTCTTAATGATCTAAGAAGAGGTAAATATGATTGTGTGATCGGTATCAATCTGTTAAGAGAAGGTCTAGATATTCCAGAAGTTTCATTGGTATGTATTTTTGATGCAGACAAGCCTGGGTATTTTAGAAGTGATAAAGCTTTAATTCAAACTATTGGTCGTGCTGCCAGAAATCAAAACGGTCGAGTTATCATGTATGCTGATGAGATGACAAAAGCAATGCAAACTGCTATTGATGAAACTAACCGTAGAAGAACTGTTCAACAAGAATTTAATAAAAAACACAACATTACACCTAAATCAATTATTAAGCCAATTCACGATGATTTAAGAAATAAAGCCGCTCATAAACAAATTGAAGAAACCATCCGTAAATCTAAGGCTAAAGGTGATAAATTTGTTAAATTAATCGAAGATTTAAGAAAAGAAATGCTTGAAGCTGCTAAGAACCAAAATTATGAAGAAGCAGCAAGTTTAAGAGATCTAATTATTGAACTAGAAACCAACCAATTATCTAAAAACCAGAAATAACAATATTAATATTGTTTTTTGTTAAAATTTTACTGATAGAAGATATAAAAAATGAAACATCATATTAGGAAGAAAATAGCATTATTTTTTTCAGTAGTTTCACTAACTTCTTTAATGAGTTCTTGTTCATTAGATATAGTTGTTATTAACACAAAAGGGTCATCATCAGTGCAGCCCTTTTTAAATGATTTATCTTCAATATATGCAAAAAAACATGCAGTAGAGATCTCAGTTCAGGCTGGTGGGAGCTCTTCTGGTATTACTGGCGTGCTTGA
The Mycoplasma sp. E35C DNA segment above includes these coding regions:
- the secA gene encoding preprotein translocase subunit SecA, whose translation is MLINWFKLISPKNRILKRATIAAKQVDLLKDEMRALSDEQLFNKTDYFINELQNNNKTTDDILVEAFAVIREAVYRETGNFAYLVQLIGAYVVHQGDFSEMMTGEGKTLTLVLAAYLNMLEKKGVHIVTVNEYLAERDAEQARKIFARLNMTVGCNKSNLAPHLKKEAFDCDLTYTTNSELGFDYLRDNMVHNYKDKKIRGLHFAIVDEGDSILIDEARTPLIISGQPKKDFKLYFEADKFVDSLTDDDYKVDLEARSPSLTEKGIDKAEKFFKIKNLFDLQNSDLYHKIGNALMAKKVFENGKEYIVRDDKILIVDHFTGRILEGRSYNGGLHQAVQAKERVPIEPENIIVATVTYQSFFRLYKKLAAVSGTALTEAEEFLKIYNMVVVPVPTNRPIIRKDYPDYIFGNLKTKWEAVVAEIEKIHKTGQPILVGTGSVEDSELLHEMLLEKNIIHEVLNAKNHAREAQIVAKAGEVGSVTISTNMAGRGTDIKLGQGAKELGGLYVIGTERHESRRIDNQLRGRSGRQGDIGASRFFISFADPLFKRFAQDRILKAQQKLASDYFDSKFFSRFLSMTQKKVESVNFDMRKNLIDYDHVLANQRELVYKQRDKILLANDLTEVIQKMAANFVEGFVETFKDQANQTMVNPVELALATQKQLLKDEEVSASVFYNQTLTAAKETLLKLLKQALDKKITTMTPMIANNVFKDIIVRQIDDAWINHLDQMHKLREGVSLRSLEQTSPLNIYVEEGKKLFDSMLNKIADGVILAVASIVNPSENVEINTEQEHRRLEALKRLEEIKKIEAMQSQANDAEHKIKLAFPDQDGNVVEKEINVQNLVELADVKLEENNNNQDQQNN
- a CDS encoding P68 family surface lipoprotein, producing MKRKVFKKMVGLMSLASASALIAASCGHRANNTGKPAFDQIDDGKIVVANTFSTSSTVYKAIEDVIKEYNKQKSDSDYEVVLRPIGSGYPDGSKQTSIKLETSDTSNFYNLIFNYDNIVANLLRYNMGLAFDKGENKVDTSKFAKEFLDLNYQIAGNTDQSIYSLPFTKSTEVLVTNIPVLYQLLSEAKNKGDLTLAENTETTNTWTEWENKAKKNLGKASDQKITSEKISKLWGNYKSVDGGLKGYTLDLTKVFETHKALFEFATRIAKSYPDNLPTPKKRVPTGPNGVLGIDSGSNYLYTSSLSQVNGDWNKFIIRKSNDSKYYDFPGLINNDDNRQRELEESYNNVKPLIDSNGLYLNKGGQYSSNWEKFHQLVFFLGSTSGYWQSFAPAKENSSYRLVFKTSGDINANNNTYQFPNYTSDLYAPTKDEHDAGALAAFKWSSKRYVIYEKEKLTEELKKIETNISFVDSEPATGNVSKSEAALKTALTNVKFKTDVNEKDKLIGWIGTNFVLSSFDKKVQEKIYSGGKFYDPKREAAFVLANDADKVAVSSEETLQEDEADIRLAPTKFDESNTKHIITTQGANLIGIHANENEDRETKKFVNWLINEGNVKIDFEENKKIVKFDGIPLDYIIRRASYLLPSKDYLNNVDQTQKTSYEKVAIKAIKSIIDDPENYVAYSDPAEYRSATFRGNLDTYFVAANEEAYNFEKFIKELIKNIDPILKE
- a CDS encoding thermonuclease family protein is translated as MKFKKIMLFTGLIGVLSPIISSCGNSSHKTTNAEVNKLEYWEDQKNQLLVHLPDYEIENLQKAQISYWRDGDTPEIILYNEKGNLSGAALAVRIQGIDTPEKTRVDNKDIKKRVPADQPELKYAELASQEAESLLPKGTDVWFRSTGGKSYDRLVGTIYYDFNPKEKTAKNFSAYMVEKGLAIPLIDNVADLSNKSNGLLISTKPIAIATNIAVLAKRNIWSEDENLSVSITKVYKIRGASPNWINYLDPDSSLWQKYAGRFQRSVWEFYKKEEANK
- a CDS encoding ABC transporter ATP-binding protein, with the translated sequence MEPKSTLELQIDNYQSKFEEYSKQKYETPAIIIKNLVVDFGETLALDNISFEIKKGKLVTFLGPSGCGKTTTLNAIAGLLTPTSGEILFSGIDVTEKGPKDRKLGLVFQNYALYPHLTVYENIAFPLYNDQAWKRKVMFKSQMGLTRAQIVIFKANGATDDEMNALIKAAENCYYIPIQMQIDLDNKQVALHKRLKELMSNRNLLPIKKQIEISKLSKRVEEELKLSKTKSSTEITKIREDYNKAVSEVKARYKDLIKNNKAEINKEKQRIKTLPEYLEVKKIKSNLKRVNRELITHFKNLRSNLVQKYTLNFDKVTPEQKVEYDNYMKQNVSLREAINQAVLEVANRVEITKNLAKLPTKLSGGQQQRVAIARSIVRHPKILLMDEPLSNLDAKLRVQTRQWIRSIQTELKITTIFVTHDQEEAMSISDEIVCMSNGLIQQIGTPNELFNEPKNEFVAKFLGLPEMNIFTCSIKDKKIYFKDKEICSTDIDKDYEAIRVGFRDDNIIIKDGGINTATIEHIENLGKVIIAKCRFKDELINMKLDHEHYQLGDKVSFDIDKNKLHYFDVKTTNRI
- a CDS encoding carbohydrate ABC transporter permease yields the protein MFFKWLVKRRQKTKKTELGVLDKKVSLWIPLLLLFPSFIAILLFTIFPFFMVTEKAFFPLEDKKDIFSGTYFGFSEFEKLFNTQPFIIGLRNSFLYSIISLPLSLLISLIISTAIVFVYNKIARGFWQTIFFLPYVTSSVAVSVAFIYILDSSTGILNKILGVNIEWLNKKQTDNFNALGSILIYGVWRNLAFNVLILSTAMLSIDKTLYKAASIDGANPVTQFFKITLPSIKKTINFLLTVGILGGLQVFPLALFENNPDQAIANGGSTILIYIFKALESDTALAAAATVILFVLGVLYGTFLRQSINFIDALILRVKIKYVRFKAKI